One Phaseolus vulgaris cultivar G19833 chromosome 2, P. vulgaris v2.0, whole genome shotgun sequence DNA window includes the following coding sequences:
- the LOC137811022 gene encoding G2/mitotic-specific cyclin-1-like, translated as MVISDENRSKPVNPTNFQGGMNCGGNRKVGQNRRALSVINQDLVAEGRPYPCVVNKRALAEKQDVCEKKQAYPVHRPITRRFAAQIASSTQQNRAEGTKRSNLGNSNSNGFGEAIFVDDEHAPTDDQPVPMSLELTEPIHSELDQMEEVEMEDIIDETVLDIDICDANNPLAVVDYIEDLYGYYRKTESTSCVSPNYMTQQFDINERMRAILIDWLIEVHDKFDLMHETLFLTVNLIDRFLAKQTVVRKKLQLVGLVAMLLACKYEEVSVPVVGDLILISDKAYTRKEVLEMEKLMVNTLQFNMSVPTAYVFMKRFLKAAQADRKLELLAFFMVELSLVEYEMLKFPPSLLAAAAVYTAQCSIYGFKQWSKTCEWHSNYSEDQLLECSTSMVDFHQKAGNGKLTGVHRKYCSSKFNYTAKCEPARFLLENSL; from the exons ATGGTGATATCAGATGAGAACAGATCTAAACCAGTCAACCCCACAAATTTTCAAG GAGGGATGAATTGTGGGGGAAACAGAAAGGTGGGGCAGAACAGAAGGGCTTTGAGCGTGATCAATCAGGATCTGGTGGCGGAAGGGAGACCTTACCCTTGCGTTGTTAACAAGAGAGCATTGGCAGA AAAACAAGATGTTTGTGAGAAGAAACAGGCGTATCCGGTGCATCGACCCATCACAAG GAGGTTTGCTGCACAGATTGCTAGTAGCACACAGCAAAATCGTGCTGAG GGAACCAAGAGGTCAAACTTGGGGAATTCAAATTCGAATGGATTTGGAGAGGCTATATTTGTGGATGATGAACACGCACCAACGGATGACCAACCAGTGCCAATGTCTTTAGAACTGACAGAGCCAATTCATAGTGAATTAGATCAGATG GAGGAAGTTGAAATGGAGGATATAATTGATGAGACTGTTTTGGACATTGATATATGTGACGCAAACAATCCCCTTGCAGTGGTGGATTATATTGAAGATCTTTACGGCTACTACAGAAAAACGGAG AGTACTAGCTGTGTCTCGCCCAATTACATGACACAGCAATTTGACATTAATGAAAGGATGAGGGCTATTCTCATTGACTGGCTTATTGAG GTGCACGACAAATTTGATCTCATGCACGAGACATTGTTTCTTACTGTTAATCTTATAGACAGATTTTTGGCAAAACAGACAGTGGTAAGAAAGAAGCTTCAGTTGGTTGGATTAGTTGCAATGCTTTTGGCATGCAAGTACGAAGAAGTTTCAGTTCCTGTGGTGGGGGATCTAATTCTCATATCAGACAAAGCATACACAAGGAAGGAAGTTCTGGAAAtg GAGAAGCTGATGGTCAACACATTGCAGTTTAACATGTCTGTGCCAACCGCATATGTTTTTATGAAAAGATTCCTAAAGGCAGCTCAAGCAGACAGAAAG CTTGAGCTACTGGCTTTCTTCATGGTAGAGCTATCTCTAGTAGAATATGAGATGCTGAAGTTCCCTCCATCCTTACTAGCAGCAGCTGCTGTTTATACAGCTCAATGCTCCATTTATGGCTTCAAACAGTGGAGTAAAACATGTGAATGGCACTCCAATTACTCAGAAGATCAGCTATT AGAGTGCTCTACATCAATGGTTGATTTTCATCAGAAGGCTGGGAATGGGAAACTTACTGGGGTACATAGGAAGTACTGTTCATCAAAATTTAACTACACTGCAAAATGTGAACCGGCACGTTTTCTTCTGGAGAACTCGTTGTAG